From Calothrix sp. PCC 6303, a single genomic window includes:
- the era gene encoding GTPase Era, producing the protein MTRESQVNSIETNNFLYPEDVMIPQAPPEFKSGFVGIVGRPNVGKSTLMNRLVGQKIAITSPIAQTTRNRLRGILTTPAAQIIFVDTPGIHKPHHQLGEVLVQNAKAAIESVDLILFVVDASTVCGGGDRYVAELLNKSQTPVILGLNKTDQQPPESADKIDESYTQLASTNNWKIVKFSAITGEELPQLQDLLIEKLETGPYYYPPDLVTDQPERFIMGELIREQILLLTREEVPHSVAIAIDQVEETPSITRVLATINVERDSQKGILIGKGGLMLKTIGSSAREQIQKLIAGKVYLELFVKVQPKWRHSRIRLADLGYRIEQ; encoded by the coding sequence ATGACGAGGGAGTCCCAAGTGAATAGTATCGAAACCAACAACTTCCTTTACCCAGAGGACGTAATGATTCCCCAGGCTCCTCCTGAATTCAAATCAGGATTTGTGGGTATAGTTGGGCGACCTAATGTCGGTAAATCTACCCTGATGAATCGATTGGTGGGACAAAAAATTGCCATCACTTCACCCATTGCCCAAACCACGCGCAATCGGTTACGGGGAATTTTAACGACACCAGCAGCACAAATTATTTTTGTGGATACCCCAGGAATTCATAAACCGCACCACCAACTAGGTGAAGTGTTAGTTCAGAATGCCAAAGCAGCTATTGAATCAGTTGATTTAATTCTGTTTGTTGTTGATGCATCGACAGTCTGTGGTGGAGGCGATCGCTATGTGGCTGAATTACTGAATAAAAGCCAAACTCCTGTAATTTTAGGCTTAAACAAAACTGACCAACAACCCCCAGAATCAGCCGATAAAATTGATGAAAGCTATACCCAACTAGCAAGTACAAATAACTGGAAAATTGTCAAGTTTTCGGCAATAACTGGGGAAGAATTACCACAACTCCAAGATTTGTTAATTGAAAAACTGGAAACAGGTCCCTATTATTATCCACCAGATTTAGTCACCGACCAACCAGAGCGGTTTATTATGGGCGAACTAATTCGGGAGCAAATATTATTACTCACCCGTGAAGAAGTTCCCCACTCGGTAGCAATTGCCATCGATCAAGTTGAAGAAACACCCAGCATTACCCGTGTCCTAGCCACAATTAACGTCGAACGGGATTCCCAAAAAGGAATTCTCATCGGCAAAGGTGGCTTAATGCTCAAAACCATTGGTAGTTCTGCCCGTGAGCAAATTCAAAAGTTAATAGCTGGGAAAGTCTATTTAGAATTATTTGTCAAAGTTCAACCAAAATGGCGACATTCACGGATTAGATTAGCAGATTTGGGGTATCGTATCGAACAGTAG
- a CDS encoding tetratricopeptide repeat protein, with protein sequence MTETIETLFDTGLERYKAGEPISDLIPVFQEVCDRAPKSSPAWTCLAWLYLLDNKATLATKAAQKAVKLNPQDPQARVNLAVAMLETKQKGLREHVEFAQQLIFVNEEWREEIKASIQDGLTRKPDWQSLQKVSNWLFES encoded by the coding sequence ATGACTGAAACAATAGAAACTCTATTTGATACAGGTTTGGAGCGCTACAAAGCAGGTGAACCGATTTCAGATTTAATTCCTGTGTTTCAGGAAGTATGCGATCGCGCTCCCAAAAGTAGCCCTGCTTGGACTTGTTTGGCTTGGCTGTATCTGTTGGATAATAAGGCAACTCTTGCGACAAAAGCTGCTCAAAAAGCTGTGAAACTCAATCCCCAAGATCCCCAAGCAAGGGTAAACCTAGCTGTTGCGATGTTAGAAACCAAACAAAAAGGTTTACGGGAACATGTGGAATTTGCTCAACAGTTAATTTTTGTGAATGAAGAATGGCGCGAGGAAATTAAAGCTAGTATTCAAGATGGTTTAACTCGTAAACCTGATTGGCAAAGCTTGCAGAAGGTTAGTAACTGGTTATTTGAATCTTAG
- a CDS encoding YbaB/EbfC family nucleoid-associated protein, with product MTGKGQGFGFGLGKMKELADAFKKAQQVQEGAKKLQEELEVMEIQGEAGGGLVKVVVSGNQEPKRVEISAEAMNEGADVLSDLVTAAMKDAYVKSTATMRDRMEELTSGLELPGF from the coding sequence ATGACCGGAAAAGGACAAGGATTTGGCTTTGGTTTAGGTAAAATGAAGGAATTAGCAGATGCCTTCAAAAAAGCTCAACAAGTTCAAGAGGGTGCCAAAAAACTCCAAGAAGAATTGGAGGTAATGGAAATTCAAGGTGAGGCTGGTGGTGGTTTGGTGAAAGTTGTAGTCAGTGGAAACCAAGAACCTAAGCGGGTGGAAATTTCTGCTGAGGCAATGAATGAAGGTGCTGATGTACTTTCTGACTTGGTGACAGCAGCGATGAAGGACGCTTATGTTAAGTCTACGGCGACAATGCGCGATCGCATGGAAGAACTAACCAGCGGATTAGAACTACCTGGGTTTTAA
- a CDS encoding DUF6930 domain-containing protein has translation MTSFNRSTSRRLKKLIQIPSVWEGDRRPLSPSSNRLDEEAKGECILWVDGSQGIVRGMDVVATETGPEAIVRTLMRAMENPHSPAKPGRPQRIVVRDREIQFYLRGVLQDLDIAIDYVPELPLIDELFRGFAEILDSQVPDLPPAYAELLHEKAYAIWQAAPWEFLEEQQIISIEINQWDVEKVYASVMGMLGMEYGILLYRSEESLRRFRANVLREDESTEDLEEAFLKQDCLFLTFESNTDDEEDEVGDLAELPLAEIEPTFGNIHPLEGLRSVLYDEEAQVVYTALESLHRFIGDYRRQLQSDEFPNLSRRYRISLPELEDATTNVNVVVATMPELATELEEMVGDEEDDLDSENEMFQSLRDDLIPEDSFLSLGVVSWEMLEYLHKGVTCQQIGEKIKPVGDGLPVILVQTSRPKAKIVIENLEQAGGLKAICFNPGADPFGGSRYDVGLLQTHNGELFLFGEFEDDDPVHVEARRKWNERCKLTKGYCGLIIAKGLTGASRGNPQMRDMMALFEGRSLAPKDLGIGTLQLMPELQLE, from the coding sequence ATGACAAGTTTTAATCGCTCTACCAGTCGTCGCTTGAAGAAATTAATCCAAATTCCTTCTGTGTGGGAGGGCGATCGTCGTCCATTGTCACCCTCGTCAAACCGTCTTGACGAAGAGGCAAAGGGCGAATGTATTCTCTGGGTTGATGGATCCCAGGGAATTGTCCGAGGGATGGATGTAGTTGCCACAGAAACGGGTCCAGAAGCAATTGTACGGACGTTGATGCGGGCAATGGAAAATCCCCATAGTCCGGCAAAACCAGGTCGTCCACAGCGAATTGTAGTCCGTGATCGGGAAATCCAATTTTACCTGCGTGGAGTGTTGCAAGATTTAGATATTGCCATCGACTATGTGCCAGAATTACCGCTAATTGACGAACTATTTCGTGGTTTTGCCGAAATTCTCGATAGCCAAGTTCCCGATTTGCCGCCAGCTTACGCCGAATTACTTCACGAAAAAGCTTATGCGATCTGGCAAGCAGCCCCTTGGGAGTTTTTGGAAGAACAACAAATCATCTCCATTGAGATTAACCAGTGGGATGTTGAGAAAGTTTATGCTTCAGTTATGGGAATGCTGGGAATGGAGTACGGGATTTTGTTGTACCGTTCTGAAGAATCCCTTAGACGTTTCCGTGCGAATGTCCTCCGTGAAGATGAATCAACCGAAGATTTGGAAGAAGCATTTTTAAAGCAGGATTGTTTATTTCTGACTTTTGAAAGCAATACAGATGATGAGGAAGACGAAGTAGGTGATTTGGCAGAATTACCTCTGGCGGAAATTGAACCAACATTTGGGAATATCCACCCCTTAGAAGGGCTAAGATCGGTATTGTATGACGAGGAAGCACAGGTAGTTTACACAGCCTTGGAAAGCTTACATCGTTTCATCGGCGATTACCGTCGGCAATTACAAAGTGATGAGTTTCCCAACCTCAGCCGTCGTTATCGCATCTCCCTCCCCGAATTGGAAGATGCAACCACAAACGTTAATGTCGTCGTTGCGACAATGCCAGAATTAGCCACCGAATTAGAAGAAATGGTGGGGGATGAAGAGGATGATCTAGACTCCGAAAACGAGATGTTTCAGTCGTTACGGGATGATTTGATCCCCGAAGATTCATTTCTCAGTTTGGGGGTAGTTTCTTGGGAAATGTTGGAATACCTCCACAAGGGGGTGACATGTCAACAAATTGGCGAAAAAATTAAACCTGTTGGGGATGGGTTGCCTGTAATTTTAGTTCAAACTTCTCGTCCTAAAGCCAAAATAGTGATTGAGAATTTAGAGCAAGCAGGTGGACTCAAGGCTATTTGTTTTAATCCTGGTGCTGATCCTTTTGGTGGAAGTCGCTACGATGTGGGATTATTGCAAACCCATAATGGTGAATTATTTTTGTTTGGTGAGTTTGAAGATGATGATCCCGTTCATGTGGAAGCGCGCAGAAAGTGGAATGAGCGATGTAAATTAACCAAAGGCTACTGCGGCTTAATTATTGCCAAAGGACTTACGGGTGCTTCGCGGGGTAATCCTCAAATGCGTGACATGATGGCTTTATTTGAAGGGCGATCGCTTGCACCAAAAGATCTAGGTATTGGGACACTGCAATTAATGCCTGAACTGCAACTTGAATGA
- a CDS encoding iron-sulfur cluster assembly accessory protein — protein MTQATQETQSAQKGILLSESALRQVKLLQGKQGQDLCLRVGVRQGGCSGMSYLMDFEDISKTNPDDEVFDYDGFKIVCDRKSLLYLYGLMLDFSDAMIGGGFQFTNPNASQTCGCGKSFGV, from the coding sequence ATGACACAAGCAACCCAAGAGACACAATCTGCACAGAAAGGAATTTTATTAAGCGAATCGGCATTACGACAAGTCAAATTGTTGCAAGGTAAACAAGGTCAAGATTTGTGCTTACGTGTCGGAGTTCGCCAAGGTGGATGCTCTGGAATGTCCTATTTGATGGACTTTGAAGATATTAGTAAGACTAACCCTGATGATGAAGTTTTTGATTATGATGGCTTCAAAATCGTCTGCGATCGCAAGAGCTTATTATATCTTTACGGTTTGATGTTAGATTTTAGCGATGCCATGATTGGTGGTGGTTTCCAATTTACTAATCCTAATGCTTCCCAAACCTGCGGTTGTGGTAAGTCTTTCGGGGTTTAA
- a CDS encoding TIGR01777 family oxidoreductase translates to MKVAIAGATGFVGSRLVERLHKQGMSVVVLSRNTTHAERVFPNTAFPNVEIVNCDSWQNAIASCDGVVNLAGEPIAEGRWTPERKQEILNSRKQTTQTIVQAISNSSQKPQVLVNASAIGYYGTSEAATFDENSPAGQDFLAEVCQTWENEAKKVTNSGVRLVILRLGIVLGNGGAMGKMITPFKLFAGGPIGSGKQWFSWIHIDDVVGLIVEALTKPEMQGVYNATAPQPVKMTEFCQVMGKVMNRPSWLPVPSFALEALLGDGAIVVLEGQQVLPTRTLASGFGYKYDKLQSALVEIIK, encoded by the coding sequence ATGAAAGTAGCGATCGCAGGAGCAACAGGGTTCGTAGGTAGTCGTTTAGTAGAGCGATTACACAAACAAGGTATGAGTGTAGTTGTCTTGAGTCGCAACACAACCCATGCTGAGAGGGTTTTTCCCAACACAGCATTTCCCAATGTCGAAATTGTAAATTGTGATAGTTGGCAGAACGCTATTGCCAGTTGCGATGGAGTGGTAAATTTGGCAGGTGAACCCATCGCTGAAGGACGTTGGACTCCCGAACGAAAACAAGAAATTCTCAATAGTCGCAAACAAACAACCCAAACTATTGTCCAAGCTATCAGCAACTCCAGCCAGAAGCCCCAAGTATTAGTTAATGCCTCAGCTATCGGTTATTACGGTACCAGCGAAGCCGCAACTTTTGATGAAAACAGCCCTGCTGGTCAGGATTTTCTGGCTGAAGTTTGCCAAACCTGGGAAAATGAAGCCAAAAAAGTTACAAATTCAGGGGTGAGATTAGTAATTCTCCGTTTAGGAATCGTCTTAGGGAATGGTGGGGCAATGGGTAAAATGATCACCCCCTTCAAACTATTTGCAGGTGGTCCCATCGGTAGTGGTAAACAGTGGTTTTCCTGGATTCACATTGATGATGTGGTTGGTTTGATTGTTGAAGCTTTAACCAAACCAGAAATGCAGGGAGTATATAATGCTACGGCTCCCCAGCCAGTAAAAATGACAGAGTTTTGTCAAGTAATGGGAAAAGTGATGAATCGTCCTTCATGGCTACCCGTCCCATCTTTCGCGTTGGAAGCGTTATTAGGTGATGGTGCCATCGTGGTTTTAGAGGGTCAGCAGGTTTTGCCCACTAGAACCTTGGCTAGTGGATTCGGCTACAAGTACGATAAGTTGCAATCTGCCTTAGTGGAAATAATCAAGTGA
- a CDS encoding low molecular weight protein-tyrosine-phosphatase, with translation MVYKLLFVCLGNICRSPAAENIMNHLIETSSLSDKIICDSAGTASYHVGSPPDARMSKAALQKLNITMQGRARQFQKSDFQDFDLILAMDKDNYANILAVDKNSEYGEKVKLMCDFCSRHTLKEVPDPYYGGTEGFNQVIDLLTDACEGLLKDVKKQVMSNE, from the coding sequence ATGGTTTACAAGCTTCTATTTGTTTGCTTAGGAAACATTTGCCGTTCTCCAGCAGCCGAAAATATCATGAACCACCTGATTGAAACCAGCAGTTTAAGCGATAAAATTATCTGTGATTCAGCCGGAACAGCAAGTTATCACGTTGGTAGTCCCCCAGATGCCCGTATGAGCAAAGCTGCATTACAGAAACTGAATATTACAATGCAAGGTAGGGCACGTCAATTTCAAAAGTCAGATTTTCAAGACTTTGATTTGATCTTAGCCATGGATAAAGATAACTATGCCAATATTCTAGCTGTGGATAAAAACTCAGAATATGGTGAAAAAGTCAAGTTAATGTGCGATTTTTGTTCTCGTCATACCCTCAAAGAAGTACCAGATCCTTATTATGGTGGTACCGAAGGTTTCAATCAAGTCATAGATTTATTAACAGATGCTTGTGAGGGTTTATTAAAGGATGTTAAAAAACAAGTAATGAGTAATGAGTAA